In a single window of the Litorilituus sediminis genome:
- a CDS encoding Lrp/AsnC family transcriptional regulator — protein MSEEMNGLTELERQYILATQNGLPITKEPYHAIAKQLGISVDEVLALTKDLQARGIIRRIAAVPNHYKLGYQYNGMTVWDVDDQQAEKFGDAVGRLPFVSHCYLRPRFLPGWNYNLFAMVHGKTPEEIQQQRGQIKELLKDVLVERNNDSSQSTHYKSNVMLTSTEILKKTGLRLKNKTA, from the coding sequence ATGTCTGAAGAAATGAACGGATTAACAGAGCTAGAGCGCCAATATATTCTAGCCACGCAAAATGGCTTGCCTATTACCAAAGAGCCATATCATGCGATTGCTAAGCAACTGGGTATTAGTGTTGATGAAGTGTTAGCGCTCACTAAAGATTTACAAGCACGCGGCATTATTCGACGCATCGCAGCAGTGCCTAACCATTACAAACTAGGTTATCAGTACAATGGTATGACAGTTTGGGATGTAGATGATCAGCAAGCAGAAAAGTTTGGCGATGCCGTTGGCCGTTTACCCTTTGTAAGCCATTGTTATTTAAGACCGCGTTTTTTACCCGGTTGGAATTACAACTTATTTGCCATGGTGCACGGCAAAACCCCAGAAGAAATTCAACAACAACGAGGTCAGATCAAAGAATTGTTAAAAGACGTTTTAGTCGAGCGCAATAATGATTCAAGTCAAAGCACGCACTATAAAAGCAATGTTATGTTAACCAGTACAGAAATACTAAAGAAGACTGGTTTGCGACTAAAAAATAAAACAGCGTAA